A single window of Mycolicibacterium aurum DNA harbors:
- a CDS encoding response regulator, whose translation MNGPRCLIVDDSAAFRDAARAMLERGGIEVVGTACDAAEAMRCAEELRPDVALVDVDLGSDSGFDVAEQMTGVPVILTSTHDEQDFADLIAASPALGFLPKLALTPLAVRQLLNRVP comes from the coding sequence ATGAACGGTCCGCGCTGCCTCATCGTCGACGACAGTGCTGCCTTCCGTGACGCCGCTCGCGCCATGCTGGAGCGCGGCGGCATCGAGGTGGTCGGTACCGCCTGCGACGCCGCCGAAGCGATGCGCTGCGCCGAGGAACTCCGCCCCGACGTGGCGCTCGTCGACGTCGACCTCGGTTCCGACAGCGGTTTCGACGTGGCCGAGCAGATGACCGGTGTCCCCGTCATCTTGACGTCCACGCACGACGAGCAGGACTTCGCCGACCTGATCGCCGCGAGCCCGGCGCTGGGATTCCTGCCCAAGCTGGCGCTGACGCCGCTTGCGGTGCGGCAGCTGCTGAACCGAGTTCCCTAG
- a CDS encoding (2Fe-2S)-binding protein produces MTTPTHPVRLTVNGVRRDVDIDIRSTLLDLLRERLALTGTKKGCDHGLCGACTVEIDDERKLSCLTLAVSIDGADVRTVEGLADGDDLDPLQQAFVDHDGFQCGYCTPGQLCSARALLREHGRGDLSAASFDGPATDIADGPKTLSQNEIRERMAGNICRCGAYANIVAAISAVHEAS; encoded by the coding sequence ATGACGACACCGACCCACCCCGTCCGGCTGACGGTGAACGGCGTCCGGCGCGACGTCGACATCGACATCCGCTCGACCCTGCTGGACCTGCTGCGTGAACGCCTCGCGCTCACCGGCACCAAGAAGGGCTGTGATCACGGACTGTGCGGAGCGTGCACGGTCGAGATCGACGACGAGCGGAAGCTGAGCTGCCTGACGTTGGCGGTGTCGATCGACGGCGCCGACGTCCGCACCGTCGAGGGGCTCGCCGACGGTGATGACCTCGACCCCCTACAGCAGGCATTCGTCGACCACGACGGATTCCAGTGTGGCTACTGCACCCCCGGGCAGCTGTGCTCCGCGCGTGCGCTGCTGCGCGAGCACGGACGCGGCGACCTGTCCGCGGCGTCGTTCGACGGTCCGGCCACCGATATTGCGGATGGGCCGAAGACTCTGTCGCAGAACGAGATCCGCGAGCGGATGGCAGGCAATATCTGCCGGTGTGGCGCCTACGCCAACATCGTCGCCGCTATCAGCGCCGTGCACGAGGCGTCATGA
- a CDS encoding xanthine dehydrogenase family protein molybdopterin-binding subunit, translating to MASSVGRPVNRVEGVDKVTGRARYTADTPVEGVLYAAMVQAQIPHGRVTADSVAAASARASAAPGVVHVVTPLNGPPLQVLPKDLTWDLPLERRPPLSDLTVQHVGQHMAVVVADSPENATQAASLMEFDYIASPPQLCAADVLDHPADDDDPDALIRHGAYRPDHFVKLTEEKLQDHRGPLAEPAGVKVAATYRTPVNTHYPIELSATIAQWDGDHLVVHDTTRWITGERRALAAYLDLPEDHVRIVSPLVGGAFGSKSFLWMHVVLCAVAARAVARPVKLVLTRNQMFTSTGHRPRTEQQVALIADPDGTLVSIEQHTLTETSTVAHFCEPAGLSARMLYRSPRLDVTHTVARINAPTPCFMRGPGEAPGLFALEVAMDELACATGQDPVALRLANVPDRDQTNGRPWSAAHLARCYTDGARRFGWERRPAAPRSMQRNGVHLGWGMATATYPGRRMPASCGVVTDAEGRVRFSAATHEIGTGVRTVMTQLAADITGLPLSAVGFDSGDSSFADAPYSGASQTTATVGSAVFAAAHEWRRRLGTADPQDAGRLAATLSFTVSSDGAPDTGAVSQSFGAHFCEVEVDEQIGRVAVTRWVAVMDCGRVLNPKLATNQIMGGITFGLGMALLEQVPRDPTTAQLIGEYYVPTHADRPDFDISFIDGEDFGLDPIGVRGIGEVGTCGVPAAIANAIYHATGKRLRDLPITLETLMEPDDTDQES from the coding sequence ATGGCATCTTCGGTGGGGCGGCCCGTCAATCGGGTCGAAGGAGTCGACAAGGTCACGGGGCGGGCGCGCTATACCGCCGACACTCCCGTCGAGGGTGTTCTCTACGCGGCGATGGTGCAGGCGCAGATCCCGCATGGACGAGTCACCGCCGATTCCGTCGCCGCGGCGTCGGCCCGCGCGTCGGCGGCTCCGGGCGTAGTGCACGTGGTGACGCCGTTGAACGGCCCACCGCTGCAGGTGCTTCCGAAGGACCTCACCTGGGATCTGCCTCTGGAGCGTCGACCACCACTGTCCGATCTGACCGTCCAGCATGTCGGTCAGCACATGGCGGTGGTGGTGGCCGATTCGCCGGAGAACGCAACCCAGGCCGCTTCACTGATGGAGTTCGACTACATCGCGTCGCCTCCACAGCTGTGTGCAGCCGACGTGCTGGATCATCCGGCCGACGACGACGATCCGGATGCTCTGATCCGCCACGGCGCCTACCGCCCAGACCATTTCGTCAAGCTGACGGAGGAGAAGCTGCAGGATCACCGGGGCCCGCTCGCCGAGCCGGCGGGGGTCAAGGTGGCCGCGACCTACCGCACGCCCGTGAATACGCACTATCCGATCGAGCTGTCGGCGACCATCGCGCAGTGGGACGGCGACCACCTCGTCGTGCACGACACCACCCGGTGGATCACCGGCGAGCGTCGCGCGCTGGCAGCGTATCTGGATCTGCCCGAGGACCACGTCCGCATCGTCTCCCCGTTGGTGGGAGGGGCCTTCGGCTCCAAGAGCTTTCTGTGGATGCACGTGGTGCTGTGCGCGGTCGCTGCCCGCGCCGTGGCCCGCCCGGTCAAACTGGTCCTGACCCGTAACCAGATGTTCACCTCCACCGGTCACCGGCCGCGCACCGAACAACAGGTGGCGTTGATCGCGGACCCCGACGGGACTCTGGTCAGCATCGAACAGCACACCCTCACCGAGACGTCGACGGTGGCGCACTTCTGCGAACCGGCCGGCTTGTCGGCGCGCATGCTGTACCGGTCGCCGAGGCTCGACGTGACCCACACCGTCGCCCGGATCAACGCGCCGACACCGTGCTTCATGCGCGGACCGGGGGAGGCGCCCGGCCTGTTCGCGCTTGAGGTGGCGATGGACGAACTCGCCTGCGCGACAGGGCAGGACCCGGTGGCGTTGCGGCTGGCGAACGTGCCCGACCGGGATCAGACCAACGGGCGCCCGTGGTCGGCCGCACACCTGGCCCGCTGCTACACCGACGGCGCGCGCAGGTTCGGCTGGGAACGCCGTCCCGCAGCGCCACGCAGCATGCAGCGCAACGGTGTTCACCTCGGCTGGGGAATGGCCACCGCGACCTACCCGGGTCGCAGGATGCCGGCCAGCTGCGGCGTGGTGACCGACGCCGAAGGCCGGGTCCGGTTCAGCGCGGCCACCCATGAGATCGGTACCGGGGTGCGCACCGTGATGACGCAGCTGGCCGCCGACATCACTGGCCTGCCGCTGTCCGCGGTCGGCTTCGACTCCGGCGACTCGTCGTTCGCGGACGCACCGTACAGCGGCGCCTCGCAGACCACCGCGACCGTGGGGTCGGCGGTGTTCGCCGCCGCGCACGAGTGGAGGCGTCGCCTGGGCACGGCGGATCCACAGGACGCCGGACGGCTGGCAGCCACCTTGAGTTTCACCGTGTCCAGCGACGGGGCGCCGGACACCGGGGCGGTCTCGCAATCGTTCGGAGCGCACTTTTGTGAGGTCGAGGTCGACGAGCAGATCGGCCGGGTCGCGGTCACCCGGTGGGTCGCGGTGATGGACTGCGGCCGGGTGCTCAACCCGAAGCTGGCCACCAACCAGATCATGGGTGGAATCACCTTCGGTCTGGGAATGGCTCTGCTGGAACAGGTTCCGCGAGACCCCACCACTGCGCAGCTGATCGGCGAGTACTACGTGCCCACGCACGCCGACCGGCCGGACTTCGACATCTCCTTCATCGACGGCGAGGACTTCGGGCTCGACCCGATCGGCGTGCGCGGTATCGGAGAGGTCGGCACCTGCGGCGTACCCGCCGCGATCGCCAACGCCATCTACCACGCCACCGGAAAGCGACTGCGTGACTTGCCGATAACGCTGGAAACGCTGATGGAACCCGACGACACCGACCAGGAGAGCTGA
- a CDS encoding PAS domain-containing protein gives MTWQSMPTRFLEQVVRSPARPLGLGIVVAVGFLVAEVLAVLALKRIAPENAFGAILLLGVLVVSAGWGFGLAIATSLASATVYAYFHLEGQDSLAPALAIFLTLALLTNALVGQARLRAAEAEQRRREADLAAELARLMLRAPALSPALEDAGRRFADVLGLPFTTLSVGAAEAGPDQLAIALLDGGAHTGTLLVPKDITAASVRRVHRMVPSLQALLAAACDREGITAELEASRRELERFFAVASDLLFIGDAERLNRVNPAFERALGYSSAELTERPLVDFIHPDDRHITAAALAAVPQTDGATQFENRCLRRDGAVRWLEWNVVFDHGVLLGGARDVTERKQEQDRLRVARIQQAALRRVATLVARGAALSDVYDVAVAELAHSLEVNHVTLLTFDTGEHAVVQATLNHGEQPGWPVGERFLLDGDSISARVRRTGSPARIDDYSSVPGQIATRLRALGVRSGAGAPVIIDGRTRGVLVVGSHSAQSIPDTAEAHIGDFADLISTAIANAETRAELTASRARIVAAADEARRGFERDLHDGAQQRIVSLSLQLRAAEAAVEGDQELRTQLSNVVDGLAGLHSDLQELSRGLHPAVLSRGGLRPAMRNLARRSTVPVEVVVDVERRLPEPVEVAAYYVVAESLTNIAKHADADSVTVEVGLSETGTALNLSVTDDGVGGASTDGGSGLVGLRDRVEALSGELTVTSRPGEGTRISATIPVPQ, from the coding sequence GTGACCTGGCAATCAATGCCGACCCGCTTCCTGGAGCAGGTGGTGCGGTCCCCCGCCCGCCCGCTGGGCCTGGGCATCGTCGTGGCCGTCGGGTTCCTCGTCGCCGAGGTGCTCGCCGTGCTGGCGCTCAAGCGGATCGCCCCGGAGAACGCCTTCGGCGCGATTCTCCTGCTGGGCGTGTTGGTGGTTTCGGCCGGGTGGGGTTTCGGACTGGCGATCGCCACGTCACTCGCCAGTGCCACGGTCTACGCCTACTTCCATCTCGAGGGACAGGACAGCCTGGCTCCCGCGCTGGCCATCTTCCTCACACTCGCTCTTCTCACCAACGCCCTTGTCGGACAAGCCCGATTACGTGCCGCCGAAGCGGAGCAGCGTCGCCGCGAGGCGGATCTGGCGGCTGAGCTCGCTCGGTTGATGCTGCGGGCACCCGCCTTGAGCCCGGCACTGGAGGACGCGGGCCGGCGCTTCGCCGACGTGCTCGGACTACCGTTCACGACGCTGTCCGTCGGCGCCGCCGAGGCCGGTCCCGATCAGTTGGCCATCGCCCTCCTCGACGGCGGCGCACACACCGGGACGCTGCTCGTCCCCAAGGACATCACCGCCGCCTCCGTGCGGCGGGTGCACCGGATGGTGCCGTCGCTGCAGGCGCTGCTGGCGGCGGCCTGCGACCGCGAGGGCATCACCGCCGAACTCGAAGCCAGCCGCCGCGAGCTGGAACGGTTCTTCGCGGTGGCCTCCGATCTGCTGTTCATCGGTGACGCCGAACGCCTGAACCGGGTGAATCCCGCGTTCGAGCGTGCGCTGGGCTACTCCTCAGCGGAGCTGACCGAACGACCGCTGGTCGACTTCATCCACCCCGATGACCGGCACATCACCGCGGCCGCACTGGCGGCGGTACCGCAGACCGACGGCGCCACCCAGTTCGAGAACCGGTGTCTGCGCCGCGACGGCGCCGTGCGGTGGCTGGAGTGGAACGTCGTCTTCGATCACGGGGTGCTGCTCGGCGGCGCCCGCGACGTCACCGAACGCAAGCAGGAACAGGACCGGTTGAGGGTGGCGCGTATCCAGCAGGCGGCACTGCGACGGGTGGCGACCCTGGTCGCGCGGGGCGCAGCGCTGTCCGACGTCTACGACGTCGCCGTCGCCGAGCTGGCGCACAGCCTCGAGGTCAACCACGTCACCCTGCTGACCTTCGACACCGGCGAGCACGCCGTCGTGCAGGCCACCCTGAATCACGGCGAGCAGCCGGGATGGCCTGTCGGAGAACGGTTCCTGCTCGACGGCGACAGCATCAGCGCGCGGGTCAGGCGCACCGGAAGCCCCGCGCGCATCGATGACTACAGCAGCGTTCCCGGCCAGATCGCGACACGGTTGCGGGCCCTCGGGGTACGGTCCGGCGCAGGCGCCCCGGTGATCATCGACGGCCGCACCCGGGGCGTACTGGTGGTGGGATCGCATTCCGCGCAGAGCATTCCGGACACCGCCGAAGCGCACATCGGTGATTTCGCCGACCTCATCTCCACGGCGATCGCCAACGCAGAGACGCGAGCCGAGCTCACGGCATCGCGAGCCCGCATCGTCGCGGCCGCCGACGAAGCCCGCCGCGGCTTCGAACGCGACCTGCACGACGGGGCGCAACAGCGCATCGTCTCGTTGAGCCTGCAGCTGCGGGCGGCCGAGGCGGCAGTCGAGGGGGATCAGGAGTTGCGCACCCAGCTGTCGAACGTCGTCGACGGCCTGGCCGGATTGCACTCGGATCTGCAGGAGCTGTCGCGAGGTCTGCATCCGGCCGTGCTGTCGCGAGGTGGACTGAGGCCGGCGATGCGCAATCTGGCCCGGCGTTCGACGGTGCCGGTCGAGGTGGTCGTCGACGTCGAGCGGCGCCTTCCGGAGCCGGTGGAGGTGGCGGCGTATTACGTTGTCGCCGAATCGTTGACGAACATCGCCAAGCACGCCGACGCCGACTCGGTGACGGTCGAGGTCGGGCTGTCCGAGACCGGCACGGCCCTCAACCTGTCGGTGACCGACGACGGAGTGGGCGGCGCGTCGACCGACGGAGGCTCCGGACTGGTGGGGCTGCGCGACCGAGTGGAGGCGCTCTCGGGTGAACTGACGGTGACCAGCCGCCCCGGTGAGGGCACCCGGATCAGCGCGACCATCCCGGTGCCCCAGTAG
- a CDS encoding TetR/AcrR family transcriptional regulator: MRRGSRARAGEEAGVKVDARSERWREHRKKVRSEIVDAAFRAIDQLGPEVSLREIAEEAGTAKPKIYRHFTDKSDLFQAIGQRMRDMLWAAIFPSIDISTDPARTVIFRAVEQYVRLVDEHPNVIRFLMQGRFAEQSESAMRALNEGRDITLAMAEMFNNELRDMELDHAAFELAGFATFGAAASATDWWLGSDQDSPRRLPPEKFVDYLTTIMMGSINGTCEVLGVRVDPDLPLHEGVKRREQVA, encoded by the coding sequence GTGCGACGAGGGTCGAGGGCACGCGCGGGCGAAGAAGCGGGCGTCAAGGTGGACGCCCGCAGTGAGCGCTGGCGCGAACACCGCAAGAAGGTGCGCTCGGAAATCGTCGACGCCGCATTCCGCGCCATAGACCAGCTCGGCCCCGAGGTGTCGCTGCGCGAGATCGCCGAGGAGGCGGGCACGGCCAAGCCCAAGATCTATCGGCACTTCACCGACAAGTCGGACCTGTTCCAGGCGATCGGGCAGCGCATGCGCGACATGCTGTGGGCGGCCATCTTTCCGTCCATCGACATCTCCACCGATCCGGCGCGCACCGTGATCTTCCGCGCCGTCGAGCAGTACGTCCGGCTGGTCGACGAGCATCCGAACGTGATCCGCTTCCTGATGCAGGGGCGGTTCGCCGAGCAGAGTGAGTCGGCCATGCGGGCGCTCAACGAAGGCCGCGACATCACGTTGGCGATGGCCGAGATGTTCAACAACGAACTGCGCGACATGGAACTGGACCACGCGGCGTTCGAGCTGGCCGGGTTCGCGACGTTCGGGGCGGCCGCCTCGGCCACCGACTGGTGGCTGGGCTCCGATCAGGACAGCCCGCGCCGGCTGCCACCGGAGAAGTTCGTCGACTACCTGACCACCATCATGATGGGCTCCATCAACGGCACGTGCGAGGTGCTCGGTGTCCGCGTGGACCCGGATCTGCCGCTGCACGAGGGCGTGAAGCGTCGCGAACAGGTCGCCTGA
- a CDS encoding flavin-containing monooxygenase: MTLAQQDDTTTDDQAPVRTRALIIGTGFSGLGMGIELQQQGVDFLILEKADEIGGTWRDNTYPGCACDIPSHMYSFSFEPKADWTHMWSFQPEIQEYLLGLTAKYGLRRYIQFGAHVDRALWDDDELRWHVFTKDGREFIAQFLISGAGGLHIPLIPEFDGLDDYLAAGHAAFHSAQWDHSVDITGKRVAVVGTGASAIQIVPEIVKDVAGLQLYQRTPAWVMPRPNNPIPEAMQRAFANVPGTRAAMRAGIYWVHETVGFAMTKQPRLLKIGELLGKWNIRRSIKDKELRRKLTPDYTAGCKRILNSDTYYRGIADPKTEVVTDRIVRFTPRGIVTADAQGRETERDTDVVVFATGFHVTDSFTYVDIKGPGGEDLVDRWKSEGIAALRGIAVADMPNLFFLLGPNTALGHNSVVFMIESQIRYAAKAIAAVDRAGVQALAPTRTAQDRYNDELQHDLAGTVWSTGGCSSWYNDEHGVNRTLWSGMTWQYWLATRRFKASEYSFR, from the coding sequence ATGACGCTGGCGCAGCAGGACGACACGACGACCGACGACCAGGCGCCGGTGCGGACCCGTGCCCTGATCATCGGCACCGGGTTCTCGGGGCTCGGGATGGGCATCGAGCTGCAGCAGCAGGGTGTCGATTTCCTGATCCTGGAGAAGGCCGACGAGATCGGCGGCACCTGGCGCGACAACACCTATCCGGGCTGCGCGTGCGACATCCCCTCGCACATGTATTCGTTCTCCTTCGAGCCGAAGGCGGACTGGACCCATATGTGGTCCTTCCAGCCGGAGATCCAGGAGTACCTGCTCGGGTTGACCGCCAAGTACGGCCTACGGCGCTACATCCAGTTCGGTGCGCACGTCGATCGCGCGCTGTGGGACGACGACGAACTGCGCTGGCACGTCTTCACCAAAGACGGCCGCGAGTTCATCGCGCAGTTCCTGATCTCGGGCGCGGGCGGTCTGCACATTCCGCTCATCCCCGAATTCGACGGTCTGGACGACTACCTCGCCGCCGGCCACGCGGCCTTTCACTCCGCGCAGTGGGACCACAGCGTCGACATCACCGGTAAGCGTGTCGCGGTGGTCGGCACCGGCGCCAGCGCCATCCAGATCGTCCCGGAGATCGTCAAGGACGTCGCCGGGCTGCAGCTCTACCAGCGCACACCCGCCTGGGTGATGCCGCGGCCGAACAATCCGATCCCGGAGGCGATGCAGCGCGCCTTCGCCAACGTGCCGGGAACGCGGGCGGCGATGCGTGCGGGCATCTACTGGGTGCACGAGACCGTCGGATTCGCGATGACGAAGCAGCCACGGTTGCTCAAGATCGGCGAGCTGCTCGGCAAGTGGAACATCCGACGCTCGATCAAGGACAAGGAGCTGCGCCGCAAGCTGACCCCGGACTACACCGCCGGCTGCAAGCGGATCCTGAACTCCGACACCTACTACCGCGGCATCGCCGACCCGAAGACCGAGGTGGTGACCGACCGCATCGTACGGTTCACCCCGCGCGGCATCGTGACCGCGGACGCGCAGGGGCGCGAGACCGAGCGGGACACCGACGTCGTGGTGTTCGCGACCGGCTTCCACGTCACCGACTCCTTCACCTACGTCGACATCAAGGGTCCGGGCGGGGAGGACCTGGTCGATCGGTGGAAGAGCGAAGGCATCGCCGCGCTGCGCGGTATCGCCGTCGCGGACATGCCGAATCTGTTCTTCCTGCTGGGCCCCAACACCGCGCTGGGCCACAACTCGGTGGTGTTCATGATCGAGTCGCAGATCCGCTATGCGGCGAAGGCCATCGCCGCGGTGGACCGCGCCGGCGTCCAGGCGCTGGCCCCTACCCGGACCGCGCAGGATCGCTACAACGACGAACTGCAGCACGATCTGGCCGGCACGGTGTGGAGCACCGGCGGGTGCAGCAGCTGGTACAACGACGAGCACGGTGTCAACCGGACGCTGTGGAGCGGCATGACGTGGCAGTACTGGCTTGCGACACGACGGTTCAAGGCGTCGGAGTACAGCTTTCGCTGA
- the nrdF gene encoding class 1b ribonucleoside-diphosphate reductase subunit beta, with the protein MKLIDRVSAINWNRLQDDKDAEVWERLTGNFWLPEKVPVSNDIPSWGTLNAHEKQLTMRVFTGLTLLDTIQGTVGAVSLIPDALTPHEEAVYTNIAFMESVHAKSYSNIFSTLCSTVEIDEAFRWSEENPNLQRKAEIVMNFYKGDDPLKRKVASTLLESFLFYSGFYLPMYWSSRAKLTNTADMIRLIIRDEAVHGYYIGYKFQKGLALADDVRRAELKDYTYELLFELYDNEVEYTQDLYDEVGLTEDVKKFLRYNANKALMNLGYEALFPRDETDVNPAILSALSPNADENHDFFSGSGSSYVIGKAVNTTDEDWDF; encoded by the coding sequence ATGAAACTGATCGACCGTGTCTCGGCCATCAACTGGAACCGTCTGCAGGACGACAAGGACGCCGAGGTCTGGGAGCGCCTGACGGGCAACTTCTGGCTGCCCGAGAAAGTACCGGTGTCCAACGACATCCCGTCGTGGGGCACGCTCAACGCCCACGAGAAGCAACTGACGATGCGGGTGTTCACCGGCCTGACGCTGCTGGACACGATCCAGGGCACCGTCGGCGCGGTCAGCCTGATCCCCGATGCGCTGACCCCGCACGAGGAAGCGGTCTACACCAACATCGCGTTCATGGAGTCGGTGCACGCCAAGAGCTACAGCAACATCTTCTCGACGCTGTGCTCGACGGTGGAGATCGACGAGGCGTTCCGCTGGTCGGAGGAGAATCCGAACCTGCAGCGCAAGGCCGAGATCGTGATGAACTTCTACAAGGGCGACGATCCGCTCAAGCGCAAGGTGGCCTCCACACTGCTGGAGAGCTTCCTGTTCTACTCGGGCTTCTACCTGCCGATGTACTGGAGCAGCCGGGCCAAGCTGACCAACACCGCGGACATGATCCGGTTGATCATCCGCGACGAGGCAGTGCACGGCTACTACATCGGCTACAAGTTCCAGAAGGGCCTTGCGCTCGCGGACGACGTGCGCCGAGCTGAGCTGAAGGACTACACCTACGAGCTTCTCTTCGAGCTCTACGACAACGAGGTGGAGTACACCCAGGACCTGTACGACGAGGTGGGGCTCACCGAGGACGTCAAGAAGTTCCTGCGCTACAACGCCAACAAGGCGCTGATGAACCTCGGCTATGAGGCGCTCTTCCCCCGGGACGAGACCGACGTGAATCCGGCCATCCTGTCGGCACTTTCGCCGAACGCCGACGAGAACCACGACTTCTTCTCCGGCTCGGGATCGAGCTACGTGATCGGTAAGGCCGTCAACACCACGGACGAGGACTGGGACTTCTAG
- a CDS encoding FAD binding domain-containing protein: MRTFDYMRVTTVDDALQRAVVNGARYYAGGTNLLDLMKTGVEAPTALVDITGLALDAVTTTPAGGVMIGSGVTNTAAANHPLVRTRYPVLSQAILSGATTQIRNMATVGGNLMQRTRCPYFMDPAFDRCNKRTPGSGCAARDGFNREHAILGASPDCVAVHPSDMAVALAALDAIVHVTGPTGSRTIPMAEFFTLPGTQPQRDNTVGAAELITGVEVPPSPYGAHSWYLKVRDRHSYAFAMVSVAACLEVRDGVIGSAAVAVGAVAARPWRVDAADAELVGRPPRRDAFRAAAAALIQGAVPLSQNGFKVTLARNSVVRALTVAAARS, from the coding sequence ATGAGAACCTTCGACTACATGCGGGTGACCACCGTCGACGACGCGCTCCAGCGTGCGGTGGTCAACGGCGCACGCTACTACGCCGGTGGCACCAATCTGCTCGACCTGATGAAGACGGGCGTCGAGGCGCCCACCGCGCTGGTCGACATCACCGGGCTCGCCCTTGACGCGGTGACCACAACGCCGGCCGGCGGGGTCATGATCGGCTCGGGTGTGACCAACACCGCGGCCGCGAACCACCCATTGGTCCGTACCCGGTATCCGGTGTTGTCGCAGGCCATCCTGTCGGGGGCCACGACCCAGATCCGCAACATGGCCACCGTCGGCGGGAACCTGATGCAACGCACCCGGTGTCCGTACTTCATGGACCCCGCGTTCGACCGCTGCAACAAGAGGACGCCGGGTTCCGGCTGCGCTGCGCGGGACGGGTTCAATCGCGAGCACGCGATCCTGGGCGCCAGCCCGGACTGCGTCGCGGTGCATCCATCGGACATGGCGGTGGCGCTGGCAGCCCTCGACGCGATCGTCCACGTGACCGGACCCACCGGCAGCAGGACGATCCCGATGGCCGAGTTCTTCACGCTGCCGGGAACTCAGCCCCAGCGTGACAACACTGTCGGCGCAGCGGAACTGATCACCGGTGTGGAGGTGCCGCCGTCACCGTACGGAGCCCACAGCTGGTATCTGAAGGTGCGAGACAGGCACAGCTATGCATTCGCGATGGTGTCGGTCGCCGCCTGCCTGGAGGTCCGCGACGGCGTCATCGGCTCCGCCGCGGTTGCGGTCGGTGCCGTGGCCGCCCGGCCGTGGCGAGTGGACGCCGCGGACGCGGAGCTGGTGGGCAGACCGCCCAGGCGCGACGCCTTCCGCGCCGCGGCGGCAGCGCTGATTCAGGGGGCGGTGCCCCTGAGCCAGAACGGCTTCAAGGTCACGCTCGCCAGGAACAGCGTGGTGCGTGCGCTGACCGTCGCTGCTGCGCGGTCGTGA
- a CDS encoding response regulator — protein sequence MCALRVVVADDDVLLREGLASLLERSGFEVAGQAGDGDALLELVRAERPDLVLVDIRMPPTHTSEGLDAARVIREESPDIGIVVLSAHIDVDHAMELLAGGHAIGYLLKTRVTDVTDFVETLQRIANGASVVDPALVAELVSARKRDDPLGALSTREHEVLTLMAEGLSNAGIGRRLWVTEGTVEKHVRSILTKLNLPETGDNHRRVRAVIMYLETR from the coding sequence ATGTGTGCCCTGAGGGTGGTCGTCGCCGATGACGATGTGTTGTTGCGCGAAGGGCTTGCCAGCCTGCTGGAACGCTCGGGGTTCGAAGTGGCCGGGCAGGCCGGTGACGGCGACGCGCTGCTGGAGCTCGTCCGCGCTGAGCGCCCGGACCTGGTTCTCGTCGACATCCGCATGCCACCCACCCACACCAGCGAGGGGCTCGACGCGGCGCGGGTGATCCGCGAGGAATCCCCCGACATCGGCATCGTGGTGCTTTCGGCCCACATCGACGTCGACCACGCGATGGAGCTGCTGGCCGGCGGCCACGCCATCGGCTACCTGCTGAAGACCCGCGTCACCGACGTCACGGACTTCGTCGAGACGCTGCAACGCATCGCCAACGGCGCATCCGTCGTGGATCCCGCCTTGGTGGCCGAGCTGGTCTCGGCGCGCAAGCGGGACGACCCGCTGGGCGCGCTCAGCACCCGCGAGCACGAAGTGCTCACGCTGATGGCCGAAGGGCTGTCCAACGCCGGCATCGGACGCCGGCTGTGGGTCACGGAGGGCACCGTCGAGAAACACGTGCGCAGCATCCTGACCAAACTCAACCTGCCCGAGACCGGCGACAACCACCGCCGGGTCCGCGCGGTGATCATGTATCTGGAAACGCGCTAG